In the genome of Paenibacillus sp. GP183, the window ACTGTAAGGAAACAACCAGCTTGCCTGAAGTATCATGGCCGGCCAGGATCAATCTCTCCTTTTCGGTTTCTTCACAATGTGTAAGACCTTCTGTGTATATCCAGCCCCGCTCCATTTTTAAACCGACACGATAAGGTCCTGTTCCTGCAATAACACCATTAGAATAGCGAACCACCACATTCGATATAAAATTAGCTGCAGGGTGCTTGGTGCTGTCCCTGTGCGAAGCGTAGGCGCCGGTTGTCATTTCCAGATGAAGATACAGATCTTGATTCTTCAAAGAATTGATCATCTGTTGAACCTCTGCTTGATTGATGAGCTGCATCTTAGGCCTCCATGTATAAGAACATTGTTATATTGCTTAGTTTCATGAATACACTCATTTTACCATACTTGAACATAAAGCAAAAATGGCATTTTTAAAGCCTGAATCTTTGTCCTTTAGATAATTCTTCAAATTACTTTTTTGGGTACAAGGAATCGTTTATTTGGGTACAAAGAATCGTTTTTTTGGATTTTATGTAATGTACACCACAGAATAAATCAAATGAATATGGTAAGGTTATAAAGATGTTTAGAGAAAAGAGGGTTGAAGTAAAAATGACTACAAACGATATTATCAAAGAGATCAATACGATCCAGGATAGTTCAAGCTATATTGAGAGAACGATAGATTTATTATACGAGGTACAATTATCCCGCGGTCCCTTGATCGAAGTGGTGACGATCTTCAAATACGAAAAGCCTTGCCTCTACTCCACATTAAAAAAAAGATTCCACTATGATGTCAGTTTTGAATACGATCTTGCCAAAAAGAGCCTGGGGTTATAAACCATCAGCATAGGAAACACTTCTTCGTGCACATTCTCTTTAAATGGAATGTGCATTTTGTTGTTTCTAAATACTATAATAGAGGTAGTAGTGGATAGGACTTCATTTTGAACATCGGAGGTATCAGATGAAAAAGATCATGATAGGGCTGACGATTCTCAGTTTGCTAATCTGGAATACTTCTGCCGTTTTCGCTAATTCCACTCCTGCTGATCCCGTAAGTCAATTGATAGAATTGCCTGCTTCCAGCTATAATAAGCAGGACGCCAACAGTATGATTAACAGAATCAAACAATTCCAGCCGGATATTCTCGCCCGATTGGTGCAAAACGGCGTGAAAATAAGGCTCATCACGGGAAAGCTGACGGATGAGCCGGAATACAAGGCGCTCAAAGGTGTCACACCTCGAGGATGGGAAGGAACAGGTAAAACCTGGGATGATATTCCAGGAGTCGGGGGCAATCCCGTCATTTTGAGAATCGGATATAGCGACACCGGGAACGGACACGGTTCTTTAAACCTTGAATTGCATGAGACGTCACATGCCATTGATATTCATGTTTTTAACAATATTAGCCAAGGCACAGAGTTTATCCAGCTTTTCAAAAAGGAGGCTAAACTATTATTTCCGGCTAATGCTTACATGGATTCTTATTCCGAAGAATATTTTGCCGAATCCTCCTGCATGTTTGTCTACAGCTTGGTGACGAGGAATAAAATAAAGCGGGTTGCACCGCTGACCAATGCATTCTTTGCCAGACTTTACGGGCTCCCGGCATCACCACCGGTACATTTTACGGATCTGATCGATACCTACTGGGCATACGATACAATTTATAAAGCGGTTAATGAGGGCTATTTGAGTGGATATGAGGACGGTTCTTTTAAACCGGACAAGGAGATTACTCGAGCTGAA includes:
- a CDS encoding YojF family protein, whose translation is MQLINQAEVQQMINSLKNQDLYLHLEMTTGAYASHRDSTKHPAANFISNVVVRYSNGVIAGTGPYRVGLKMERGWIYTEGLTHCEETEKERLILAGHDTSGKLVVSLQLSKAPF
- a CDS encoding S-layer homology domain-containing protein — protein: MKKIMIGLTILSLLIWNTSAVFANSTPADPVSQLIELPASSYNKQDANSMINRIKQFQPDILARLVQNGVKIRLITGKLTDEPEYKALKGVTPRGWEGTGKTWDDIPGVGGNPVILRIGYSDTGNGHGSLNLELHETSHAIDIHVFNNISQGTEFIQLFKKEAKLLFPANAYMDSYSEEYFAESSCMFVYSLVTRNKIKRVAPLTNAFFARLYGLPASPPVHFTDLIDTYWAYDTIYKAVNEGYLSGYEDGSFKPDKEITRAEFLKMVTLALGFKPRQPMNNEVWYAPYLEFGAKEFILRDQNLSNTKWNDPITRKEMAEFCVQALKLNEGTDAMQTAINKGILQGTDKGFEPNLTSTRAQSVTIIERTLALQPTGTVTK